The following proteins are encoded in a genomic region of Catharus ustulatus isolate bCatUst1 chromosome 4, bCatUst1.pri.v2, whole genome shotgun sequence:
- the GPR22 gene encoding G-protein coupled receptor 22 yields MCLSPILEVNMQSESNITVRDAIDDIDTNMYQPLSYPLSFQVSLTGFLMLEIVLGLGSNLTVLVLYCMKSNLINSVSNIITMNLHVLDVIICVGCIPLTIVILLLSLESNTALICCFHEACVSFASVSTAINVFAITLDRYDISVKPANRILTMGRAVILMTSIWIISLFSFLIPFIEVNFFSLQSASTWENKTLLCVSTNEYHTELGMYYHILVQIPIFFFTVIVMLITYTKILQALNIRIGTRFTTGQKKKNRKKKTISLTTQHETTDVSHSSGGKNVVFGVRTSVSVIIALRRAVKRHRERRERQKRVFRMSLLIISTFLLCWTPISVLNTTILCLGPSDLLVKLRLCFLVMAYGTTIFHPLLYAFTRQKFQKVLKSKMKKRVVSIVEADPMPNNAVIHNSWIEPKRNKKITFEDSEVRQKCLVPQVVTD; encoded by the coding sequence ATGTGTTTGTCCCCCATTCTGGAAGTCAACATGCAGTCCGAATCTAACATTACAGTTCGAGATGCCATTGATGACATCGATACCAACATGTACCAACCACTGTCATATCCATTAAGCTTTCAAGTTTCCCTCACTGGATTTTTGATGTTAGAAATTGTTTTGGGACTTGGCAGTAACCTCACCGTGCTGGTACTTTACTGTATGAAATCCAACTTAATCAATTCTGTCAGTAACATAATTACAATGAACCTTCATGTACTTGATGTAATAATTTGTGTGGGATGTATTCCTCTAACTATAGTTATCCTTCTGCTTTCACTGGAGAGTAACACTGCTCTCATCTGCTGCTTCCATGAGGCTTGTGTCTCTTTTGCAAGCGTTTCAACTGCAATTAACGTCTTTGCTATCACCCTGGACCGATATGACATCTCCGTAAAACCTGCTAATCGAATCCTGACCATGGGAAGGGCTGTGATATTAATGACATCAATATGGatcatttcacttttttccttcctgattcCTTTCATTGAAGTCAACTTTTTCAGCCTTCAAAGTGCAAGTACTTGGGAAAATAAGACACTTCTGTGTGTGAGTACAAATGAATACCACACTGAACTAGGAATGTACTACCACATTCTCGTTCAGATTccaatatttttcttcactgttaTAGTAATGCTAATTACATACACCAAAATACTCCAGGCCCTAAATATTCGGATTGGTACAAGATTTACAACAggacaaaagaagaaaaacagaaagaaaaaaactatttctttGACCACTCAGCATGAGACTACAGATGTGTCCCACAgcagtggaggaaaaaatgtggTATTTGGTGTAAGGACTTCTGTGTCCGTCATAATTGCTCTACGCCGAGCTGTAAAGCGGCACCGGGAGCGACGAGAACGGCAAAAGAGAGTCTTCAGAATGTCCCTTCTGATTATCTCAACGTTCCTTCTCTGCTGGACACCCATCTCAGTTTTAAACACCACTATCTTATGTTTGGGCCCAAGTGACCTTTTGGTAAAGTTGAGATTATGTTTTCTAGTAATGGCATATGGAACAACTATATTTCACCCTCTACTTTACGCATTCACGAGGCAAAAGTTTCAGAAAGTTCTGAAAAGTAAGATGAAAAAGCGAGTTGTTTCAATAGTGGAAGCAGATCCCATGCCAAATAATGCTGTAATACACAACTCATGGATAGAGcctaaaaggaacaaaaagatTACCTTTGAAGACAGTGAAGTAAGGCAGAAATGTTTAGTACCTCAGGTTGTCACTGACTAG